From the Halalkalicoccus sp. CGA53 genome, one window contains:
- a CDS encoding S8 family peptidase — protein MPRNYVSNVRRRDILRASAGGILAGTTGVSAVFGGIVAATGGEQRYIVAANRNARNRIGNAGFDVTRALADETVLIVVGPEDEQETLEAINGVQDVTLDFKIELQDTVNSGIEHDFESVASGDEGGEPPTLWDFQWEKPQIGVPEAHDIATGAGTKIAIIDTGIQPGHPDLGNLNEDESVAFIEGERIDAGEPVDVFFSHGTMVAGIAAAQGNGILGTAPDAELVSIRVFTPAGTTTFVDILLATEYAAAIGADVANLSLGTVPLPPQVNAGGIRAADERVANHAVRDGTVVVYAAGNSATNLQQGGQVVFGASMAGTVAASATGADELLTFYSNYGTNVIDVAAPGGGMADPVESYCGYAEYIAQFEPVDPDFPDGPFAEFIDPEDREFPGSGVDTEVCFAFPDEVFPVPVVNENFIAECFPCTTGEYPFPLNGIISTMYIPELDLHTYEWQGGTSFAAPHVAGVVALVRELEPDMNARRVVNAIKQGAEGATGRSDPELGAGRINALNTLIRVDG, from the coding sequence ATGCCAAGGAATTACGTAAGTAATGTAAGACGACGTGACATACTCAGAGCCTCAGCGGGAGGAATCCTCGCTGGTACGACGGGGGTGTCGGCGGTGTTCGGAGGAATCGTCGCTGCAACCGGTGGGGAACAGCGCTATATCGTAGCAGCGAATCGAAATGCTCGAAATCGGATCGGGAACGCGGGGTTCGACGTCACCCGAGCGCTCGCCGACGAAACGGTGTTGATCGTGGTCGGACCAGAAGACGAGCAGGAAACCCTCGAAGCCATCAACGGCGTTCAGGACGTCACGCTGGACTTTAAGATAGAGCTTCAAGACACCGTCAACAGCGGTATCGAACACGACTTTGAATCGGTTGCGAGCGGTGATGAGGGCGGGGAACCACCGACGTTGTGGGACTTCCAGTGGGAGAAGCCACAGATAGGCGTCCCGGAGGCCCACGATATCGCGACGGGTGCAGGGACGAAAATCGCGATCATCGACACCGGGATTCAACCCGGACATCCCGATCTCGGGAATCTCAACGAAGACGAGAGTGTCGCGTTCATCGAAGGGGAGCGAATCGATGCAGGAGAGCCAGTCGACGTGTTCTTTAGCCACGGAACGATGGTGGCCGGAATCGCTGCTGCGCAAGGAAATGGGATACTCGGTACCGCCCCGGACGCGGAACTGGTGTCGATTCGCGTGTTTACGCCAGCAGGTACCACCACATTTGTCGACATCCTGCTCGCAACGGAGTATGCTGCTGCAATCGGTGCCGACGTCGCGAACCTGAGCCTCGGAACGGTACCGTTACCGCCCCAGGTGAATGCAGGCGGTATCAGGGCGGCCGACGAGCGTGTCGCCAATCACGCCGTCAGGGACGGCACCGTCGTCGTGTACGCCGCGGGGAACTCCGCAACGAACTTGCAGCAGGGTGGGCAGGTAGTGTTCGGTGCCAGCATGGCCGGTACGGTTGCAGCGAGTGCGACGGGAGCAGACGAGCTACTGACGTTCTATTCGAATTACGGGACGAATGTGATCGACGTCGCCGCACCCGGTGGTGGGATGGCAGATCCAGTCGAGAGTTACTGTGGGTACGCTGAATACATCGCTCAGTTCGAGCCGGTCGATCCAGACTTCCCGGACGGCCCGTTCGCGGAGTTCATCGACCCGGAAGATCGGGAATTTCCGGGATCAGGGGTAGATACTGAAGTGTGCTTCGCGTTTCCCGACGAAGTGTTTCCGGTCCCGGTAGTCAACGAGAATTTCATCGCGGAGTGTTTCCCGTGTACGACCGGTGAATACCCGTTCCCGCTCAACGGAATTATTTCGACGATGTACATTCCGGAGTTGGATCTACACACGTATGAGTGGCAGGGTGGGACGTCTTTCGCGGCGCCGCACGTCGCAGGAGTCGTCGCCCTCGTCCGGGAACTCGAACCGGACATGAACGCACGGCGAGTCGTGAATGCGATCAAGCAGGGCGCCGAGGGAGCTACTGGCCGGAGCGATCCCGAACTCGGCGCCGGTCGAATTAATGCGCTGAATACCCTCATCCGCGTCGACGGGTAA